Part of the Thermanaerothrix sp. genome is shown below.
GCCCATCCTCATCGTCCCCCTCCATGCCAGCAAGCTTGACAAAACCTCCTATGGGTACCATGCGTATGGACCATCTGGTACCCCATCTATCCCAAGAAAGAAGAGGAGGCCCCATTCCCAAGGAAAATTCTTTTACCAAAACCCCGCAGAGCCTTGCGGATACGAAGTGCCCAAACTCATGGACCAAAACGCTTATGGAGATTACAAAAAGGAACGCCAGCACACTTACAGCCAACTCAACGCCTCCCAAGGGATTCACAGACTTCAAGAGCCATTTTGCGACCGCACTCCACCAAGTTTAGCGCTTCATCCATTGAAGCCGGGGCTGGGCCAGAGTAAGAGGACATCACAACGTCAAGAACTCTAGGTATATGATCAAAGGCTATACGCCCCGTCAAGAACGACTCCACCGCCACTTCGTCAGCCCCAACGTACAGCGCGGGGTATGGCCCATCCTTTTTCCCCGCTTCCTTGGCAAGGAAGAAAGCCGGGAAGCGTTCTTTCTCAACCTCACGGAAGCAAAGGTCCCAATCATAAACAGCGGGCGGTGCCAAATGCTCTCCCAATGGCAGCCTATCGGGGTACGACAGGGCCATCGCCGCGGGGAGCCTCATATCAGCTCGGGACAACACCATTTTGTAGGTGCCATCGCTAAACATCACCATCCCATGGACCTGAGACCTGGGATGTATCAAGGCATCTACCCTATCCATGGGTATGTTGAACAACCTCATTGCCTCTATGCACTCAATACCCTTGTTGGCCATGGTGGCGCTGTCCACGGTTATCTTGGCCCCCATGGACCATACCGGATGCGCTAGAGCTTCTGATGGGGTCACATGCTTAAGGCGATCCAGCGGGACATCCCTAAAGGGCCCCCCGGAAGCTGTTAGAATCATCTTCTCCACAGCCGATGGCTCCCCCATTATGCATTGCCATATGGCACTGTGTTCGCTGTCCACCGGTCTTACCTGTCCTGGCCTTGACTTGCTAAGTATCCAAGGTCCGGCCACCACTATGCTCTCTTTGTTGGCTATTGAGACGTCAAACCCCATGGAGACCGCCAGATCGAAGTGGTGAACACACTGGGTGCCGGAGGCCAAAAATGCCCAATGCTGCACATCTTCGCGCTGGATCATCTCCATAAGACCATGGGATCCCCTGTAAACCCGACCTTCAAATGAAACCCTGGACGGATCTCCGCCTACTGAGCATATGGCTTCACACCCAAACCTCCTGGCCAAAGATACAAGGCTGGAAACGTTCCTCCCGGAGGCCACGGCTACAACTTTGAACCTATCTGGATAAAGGGCGCACACATCACAGAACGCCCTTCCAACGCTGCCCGTAGCCCCAACGATTCCTACCCTAATAGGGGTCAACGAAATTACCTCCCTAGGACCTCAAAGATTATGAAAGCGAGAGAGGAGTTGACTAGTATGCTGTCGAACCTGTCCAAGAGCCCCCCGTGACCCGGGATCAGGCTTCCGCTGTCCTTCACGCCAGCTTCCCTCTTCAACACCGATTCTCCAAGATCCCCAAGCTGCCCCATAAAGCCACATAGTAATCCAAGCAGAAGCAAGGGGAGAGGTGGGAACTCAAAGATCAAGGCGAGGAGCGATGAGGCGAATAGGCTGCCCAAAACTCCCCCGCCAAAACCCTCCCAGGTCTTCTTGCCGCTTACCTTGTCACACAGAGGATACTTACCCCACATGCTGCCCACAAAATAGGCGGTGACATCACAAAACCACGTGCACATAAAGATGGTAAGGACAAAAAGCCTTCCCCAAGTTTGCTCTCTTAGGAGTATTAGGAAACACCAAGGCAATATCACATAGGCAACCCCTGCCAACGTGCCTCCAATGTTGGCTAAAGCATCGCTTTGCCCAGTACTCTGTCTTCTAAGAACCTCCACGAACAAAACCATAAAAGCCAAGAGCGATATGACGGCCAAGACCGATGATAGGCTTAGGCCCATGGAGGCTACCCACAACATCATAAGGCCTGCCGCCAGCCCCATCGCCTTGGACATGGTATAGCGAGAGGAAAGAAGCGAATAAAACTCCCATAAAGACCCCATGGCTATTACGGATACCACAAGCTTCCAATACCATCCTCCAGCATAAAGAGAGGACAGGACGAGCAACCCTAGGACTACACCGCTTGCGGTTCTCAACGCCAGATTGCTCCTGAAAGCATCACTGACCCTTGATCCCTCCATACCTCCTATCCCTCCTAGCGTAGTCTAATATGGCTTCCCGAAGATCCTGAGCCCCAAAGTCCGGCCAGTACTTTGGGGAGAACACAAACTCGCTATAGGCGCACTGAAAAAGCCAGAAATTGCTTATCCTGAGCTCTCCACTGGTTCTAACTATAAGATCTGGGTCCGGTAGATCAGGAAGGTATAAAAACCTTCTCAACACATCCTCATCAACCACCTCAATCCCAGCCGCCCAAGCCCTGTTTATCGCATCAATTATC
Proteins encoded:
- a CDS encoding 1-deoxy-D-xylulose-5-phosphate reductoisomerase, which gives rise to MTPIRVGIVGATGSVGRAFCDVCALYPDRFKVVAVASGRNVSSLVSLARRFGCEAICSVGGDPSRVSFEGRVYRGSHGLMEMIQREDVQHWAFLASGTQCVHHFDLAVSMGFDVSIANKESIVVAGPWILSKSRPGQVRPVDSEHSAIWQCIMGEPSAVEKMILTASGGPFRDVPLDRLKHVTPSEALAHPVWSMGAKITVDSATMANKGIECIEAMRLFNIPMDRVDALIHPRSQVHGMVMFSDGTYKMVLSRADMRLPAAMALSYPDRLPLGEHLAPPAVYDWDLCFREVEKERFPAFFLAKEAGKKDGPYPALYVGADEVAVESFLTGRIAFDHIPRVLDVVMSSYSGPAPASMDEALNLVECGRKMALEVCESLGRR
- a CDS encoding phosphatidate cytidylyltransferase — protein: MEGSRVSDAFRSNLALRTASGVVLGLLVLSSLYAGGWYWKLVVSVIAMGSLWEFYSLLSSRYTMSKAMGLAAGLMMLWVASMGLSLSSVLAVISLLAFMVLFVEVLRRQSTGQSDALANIGGTLAGVAYVILPWCFLILLREQTWGRLFVLTIFMCTWFCDVTAYFVGSMWGKYPLCDKVSGKKTWEGFGGGVLGSLFASSLLALIFEFPPLPLLLLGLLCGFMGQLGDLGESVLKREAGVKDSGSLIPGHGGLLDRFDSILVNSSLAFIIFEVLGR